A single Cnuibacter physcomitrellae DNA region contains:
- a CDS encoding FMN-dependent NADH-azoreductase: MAVLLHLDSSSDDSGSRSRSIGKEFADAWLAASPGNEVVHRDLHRDPLPHLADASLHWPPRLRGDRARPPADAEALQGSLIEELLASDAVLVDAPMYNYSMPSALKAWIDHIHVPGVTAPFDVPTQPLAGRPAVIVSTRGASYDPGSPTEGWDHLVPPLTLILGEALGMDVRVITAQLTLAESVPALAAEIPRARQELADAVAAARELGSTLGAASA, translated from the coding sequence ATGGCGGTGCTGCTCCATCTCGACTCGTCCAGCGACGACTCCGGCTCACGGAGCCGTTCGATCGGGAAGGAGTTCGCCGACGCCTGGCTCGCGGCCTCGCCGGGCAACGAGGTCGTGCATCGCGACCTGCACCGCGATCCCCTCCCCCATCTGGCGGATGCGTCGCTGCACTGGCCGCCGAGGCTGCGGGGCGACCGTGCGAGGCCGCCGGCCGACGCCGAGGCGCTGCAGGGCTCGCTCATCGAGGAGCTGCTGGCGTCCGACGCGGTGCTCGTCGATGCACCGATGTACAACTACTCCATGCCCTCCGCCCTCAAGGCGTGGATCGACCACATCCACGTCCCTGGCGTGACGGCGCCGTTCGACGTCCCGACGCAGCCCCTCGCCGGGCGGCCCGCCGTCATCGTGTCGACCCGCGGCGCCTCCTACGATCCGGGATCGCCGACCGAGGGATGGGATCACCTGGTCCCGCCGCTGACGCTCATCCTGGGCGAGGCTCTCGGCATGGACGTGCGCGTGATCACCGCCCAACTCACGCTCGCCGAGTCGGTGCCCGCGCTGGCCGCGGAGATCCCGCGGGCGCGACAGGAGCTCGCCGACGCGGTCGCCGCGGCGAGGGAGCTGGGCTCGACGCTGGGCGCCGCGTCCGCCTGA
- a CDS encoding alpha/beta fold hydrolase: MATLVLVHGAMHGGWAWSPVARLLRERGHEVHAPTLTGQGDRRAELTPAVGVSTHVRDLTELLWFEDLHDVVLVLHSYAGVLAGPVVETCSGRIRSVVFAGAFYVRPGQRLLDVEPPAVAERYTALAREQGDGWRLPATTAFLSQWAVTDPAMQAFVGPRLTDFPFKAQTDAVDFDPGPLLSIPRTYIEHTAPPLPSLAVSQEAALADGATHVTLETGHDMMLAAPEATAALLESLV; encoded by the coding sequence ATGGCGACGCTGGTGCTGGTCCACGGGGCGATGCACGGAGGATGGGCGTGGAGCCCGGTCGCGCGGCTGCTGCGCGAGCGCGGACACGAGGTGCACGCACCGACCCTCACCGGTCAGGGCGACCGGCGTGCCGAGCTCACCCCCGCGGTCGGGGTCTCGACCCACGTGAGGGACCTCACCGAGCTCCTCTGGTTCGAGGACCTGCACGACGTCGTCCTCGTCCTGCACTCCTACGCGGGAGTGCTCGCGGGACCCGTCGTCGAGACCTGCTCCGGCAGGATCCGGAGCGTCGTGTTCGCCGGCGCGTTCTACGTCCGGCCCGGCCAGCGTCTGCTCGACGTCGAACCGCCCGCGGTGGCCGAGCGCTACACGGCCCTGGCTCGCGAGCAGGGTGACGGCTGGCGTCTGCCCGCCACGACGGCGTTCCTGTCGCAGTGGGCCGTGACCGATCCTGCGATGCAGGCGTTCGTGGGCCCGCGCCTCACCGACTTCCCGTTCAAGGCCCAGACGGACGCGGTCGACTTCGACCCCGGTCCGCTCCTATCGATCCCGAGGACGTACATCGAGCACACGGCGCCTCCGCTCCCGTCGCTCGCCGTCTCGCAGGAGGCCGCGCTCGCGGACGGTGCGACCCACGTCACCCTCGAGACCGGGCACGACATGATGCTGGCCGCGCCCGAGGCGACGGCCGCGCTGCTCGAGTCGCTCGTCTGA
- a CDS encoding SRPBCC family protein — MAVTVREMDCSPEAVFEVLSDGWLYPTWVVGASRMRDVDDRWPGPDAVLQHSFGVWPMLLDDETRMLEWSPPHRAVMQPKGRPIGEARVTLEVKPRGTGCVVRIDEVPVAGPGRWLHNPAMDLAIHLRNVETLRRLAFIAENRTDQHGRHAAS; from the coding sequence ATGGCAGTGACGGTGCGGGAGATGGACTGCAGCCCCGAGGCGGTGTTCGAGGTGCTCTCGGACGGCTGGCTCTATCCGACCTGGGTGGTGGGCGCCTCGCGGATGCGCGACGTCGACGACCGCTGGCCCGGCCCGGACGCGGTCCTGCAGCACTCCTTCGGCGTCTGGCCGATGCTGCTCGACGACGAGACGCGGATGCTCGAGTGGTCGCCGCCGCATCGCGCGGTGATGCAGCCGAAGGGCCGCCCGATCGGAGAGGCCCGGGTCACGCTCGAGGTGAAGCCGCGCGGGACGGGATGCGTCGTGCGGATCGACGAGGTGCCGGTCGCGGGGCCCGGCCGTTGGCTCCACAACCCGGCGATGGACCTGGCCATCCACCTGCGCAACGTCGAGACGCTGCGTCGACTCGCCTTCATCGCCGAGAACCGGACGGATCAGCACGGCAGGCACGCGGCCTCCTGA
- a CDS encoding SpoIIE family protein phosphatase has protein sequence MTTDADRRDAAVERLGLMDTDPEERYDRITRLAKDVFDVDHAVVNIVDSTTIFTKSQPAGGTFRHTPQEDSFCAVTVQQDDLLEVDDATRDDRFSDRAIVTEHGIRFYAGLPLKTEDGDTVATLCLLDPEPRTLSDEDREAFTRMGAWAEAEIRLDDQRTTPGASAPVLDAVDGDDVSVSTLAIPYGAVSGDRGAWRQTGSSVRVALTDVMGKGEAQGALAQRIVGALLEGSGDHEDEGALEAVLRVEEELEAQHALDVTFATLFHAAIDTTTGRVEYVDAGHGLTLHVAADGSLTRLASHNLPLGLRPPGVPWEPGELTVSSGDLLITVSDGVLDAYDSTLESLRMLADDLRAARETRAFLDHLTVKVSEHVVDDDVTAVVVEVH, from the coding sequence ATGACCACCGACGCGGACAGGCGCGATGCAGCGGTCGAGCGGCTCGGCCTGATGGACACCGACCCGGAGGAGCGCTACGACCGGATCACCCGGCTGGCGAAGGACGTGTTCGACGTCGATCACGCCGTCGTCAACATCGTCGACTCGACCACGATCTTCACGAAGTCGCAGCCCGCGGGAGGCACGTTCCGGCACACCCCGCAGGAGGACTCGTTCTGCGCGGTGACGGTGCAGCAGGACGACCTCCTCGAGGTCGACGACGCGACCAGGGACGACCGCTTCTCCGACCGCGCCATCGTCACGGAGCACGGCATCCGCTTCTACGCCGGCCTGCCGCTGAAGACCGAGGACGGCGACACCGTCGCCACGCTCTGCCTGCTCGACCCCGAGCCCCGGACGCTGAGCGACGAGGATCGAGAGGCGTTCACGCGGATGGGGGCCTGGGCCGAGGCCGAGATCCGGCTCGACGACCAACGGACGACGCCGGGCGCGTCGGCGCCCGTGCTCGACGCGGTGGACGGCGACGACGTCAGCGTGTCCACGCTCGCGATCCCGTACGGTGCGGTGAGCGGCGATCGGGGCGCGTGGCGGCAGACGGGATCGAGCGTGCGGGTGGCGCTCACCGACGTGATGGGGAAGGGCGAGGCGCAGGGCGCGCTGGCCCAGCGCATCGTCGGGGCGCTGCTCGAGGGCTCGGGCGACCACGAGGACGAGGGCGCGCTCGAGGCCGTCCTCCGTGTCGAGGAGGAGCTGGAGGCGCAGCACGCCCTCGACGTCACCTTCGCGACGCTCTTCCACGCCGCCATCGACACCACGACGGGTCGGGTCGAGTACGTGGACGCCGGGCACGGACTCACCCTCCACGTCGCGGCGGACGGTTCGCTCACCCGCCTGGCCTCGCACAACCTCCCGCTGGGGCTCCGGCCCCCGGGGGTGCCGTGGGAGCCGGGCGAGCTCACCGTCTCCTCCGGCGACCTCCTCATCACCGTCTCCGACGGCGTGCTCGACGCCTACGACTCCACGCTCGAGAGCCTCCGGATGCTGGCAGACGACCTGCGTGCCGCACGGGAGACGCGGGCGTTCCTCGACCACCTGACGGTCAAGGTGTCGGAGCACGTCGTCGACGACGACGTCACGGCCGTGGTCGTCGAGGTCCACTGA
- a CDS encoding GntR family transcriptional regulator, producing the protein MNTSRARLLELWRAAAEAGTPLPSEATLAAELGVSRPTVREELIRLESHGMLTRLPSAGTFPNRFALDMGLRLDQSYEFSDMLREAGYEPSMEVLSAGWGELDAVRAARLDVRPGTAAFVTVKRWSANGQPVMVAVDHIPASPSRSPEPDASATVFELVRELRGSTVEWELSFVEARLAEDEERELLGLPDPSSVLQVTMTGISVLGVKLYLAEETHRQGVVPYGLIRTVPR; encoded by the coding sequence GTGAACACCAGTCGCGCGAGACTGCTCGAGCTCTGGCGGGCGGCCGCCGAGGCGGGCACGCCCCTGCCCTCCGAGGCGACCCTCGCGGCGGAGCTCGGCGTGAGCCGGCCGACCGTCCGGGAGGAGCTGATCCGGCTCGAATCCCATGGGATGCTCACCCGGCTCCCGAGTGCGGGCACCTTCCCCAACCGGTTCGCCCTCGACATGGGACTGAGGCTCGACCAGAGCTACGAGTTCTCCGACATGCTGCGAGAAGCCGGCTACGAGCCCTCCATGGAGGTGCTGTCGGCGGGCTGGGGTGAACTGGATGCGGTACGCGCGGCGCGCCTGGACGTGCGACCCGGCACCGCCGCGTTCGTGACCGTGAAGCGCTGGAGCGCGAACGGCCAGCCCGTCATGGTCGCGGTCGACCACATCCCGGCCTCGCCCTCACGCTCGCCGGAGCCGGACGCCTCGGCGACCGTCTTCGAGCTCGTCCGCGAGCTGCGGGGGTCGACGGTGGAGTGGGAGCTCAGCTTCGTCGAGGCCCGACTGGCGGAGGACGAGGAGCGGGAGCTGCTCGGCCTGCCCGATCCGAGCAGCGTGCTGCAGGTCACGATGACCGGCATCTCGGTGCTGGGCGTCAAGCTCTACCTCGCCGAGGAGACCCACCGCCAGGGCGTCGTCCCGTACGGGCTCATCCGGACCGTTCCCCGCTGA
- a CDS encoding cysteine hydrolase family protein gives MSAVRRWAVEGGRTDLVRPAAATSPVEVATRRGSVRFDAARTAFVVVDMQNDFCHPGGWLASIGVDVSAARSAIGPINRLSPLLRSAGVPVLWLDWGTRADRVNLPPNVIHVYDPEGVGAGIGAAHADSPAVLEEGSWGAALVDELDVRDDDIRVSKHRMSGFWDTPLDSTLRTLGIDTVLFAGVNLDQCVYATLFDAACLGYDCILVEQASATTSPDFCVDATVYNVDQCFGFCVAAADLELALTTEGHH, from the coding sequence ATGAGCGCCGTGCGCCGCTGGGCCGTCGAAGGCGGCCGCACCGACCTCGTGCGGCCGGCCGCGGCCACGTCCCCCGTCGAGGTGGCGACCCGACGCGGGTCGGTCCGCTTCGACGCCGCCCGCACGGCGTTCGTCGTGGTCGACATGCAGAACGACTTCTGCCACCCCGGTGGCTGGCTCGCCTCGATCGGCGTCGACGTGTCCGCCGCCCGCTCGGCGATCGGCCCGATCAACAGGCTCTCGCCCCTGCTCAGGAGCGCCGGCGTCCCCGTCCTCTGGCTCGACTGGGGCACGCGCGCCGATCGGGTCAACCTGCCGCCGAACGTGATCCACGTGTACGACCCGGAAGGCGTCGGCGCCGGCATCGGCGCTGCCCACGCCGACAGCCCCGCGGTGCTCGAGGAGGGATCGTGGGGCGCCGCCCTGGTCGACGAGCTCGACGTCCGCGACGACGACATCCGCGTCTCCAAGCACCGGATGAGCGGGTTCTGGGACACCCCGCTCGACTCGACCCTGCGCACCCTCGGCATCGACACCGTGCTCTTCGCGGGCGTCAACCTCGACCAGTGCGTCTACGCCACCCTCTTCGACGCCGCCTGCCTCGGCTACGACTGCATCCTCGTCGAGCAGGCGTCCGCCACCACCTCCCCCGACTTCTGCGTCGACGCGACCGTCTACAACGTCGACCAGTGCTTCGGCTTCTGCGTCGCCGCCGCCGACCTCGAACTCGCCCTCACCACGGAAGGACACCACTGA
- a CDS encoding cupin domain-containing protein, which translates to MAQAPTVTPIESTTAYRISAGDTVKLIPLTGPVDGSPSSVFLEIWDPEGSQPDNSHPESVEVFVILDGKATAFSDEHTVELSAGDVLTLPATSVHRIRNTSATDRLYAITIMTNDQGSQPEESGMPGFYDLVVNGIPEPLDEKDLAVVFAARRRLSLD; encoded by the coding sequence ATGGCCCAGGCCCCCACCGTCACCCCGATCGAGTCCACGACCGCCTATCGGATCTCGGCCGGCGACACCGTCAAGCTCATCCCGCTCACCGGCCCCGTCGACGGATCGCCCTCGAGCGTCTTCCTCGAGATCTGGGACCCGGAGGGGTCGCAGCCCGACAACTCCCACCCGGAGTCCGTCGAGGTCTTCGTGATCCTCGACGGCAAGGCGACCGCCTTCAGCGACGAGCACACCGTCGAGCTCTCGGCCGGCGACGTGCTGACGCTACCCGCGACCAGCGTGCACCGCATCCGGAACACGTCGGCCACCGATCGTCTCTACGCGATCACCATCATGACCAACGACCAGGGCTCGCAGCCCGAGGAGTCGGGCATGCCGGGCTTCTACGACCTCGTCGTCAACGGCATCCCCGAGCCTCTCGACGAGAAGGACCTCGCGGTCGTCTTCGCGGCTCGACGACGACTCTCCCTCGACTGA
- a CDS encoding nitrate ABC transporter substrate-binding protein: MRTPRSRLILAAGLTVVSAAALTACSSGSSASTGSSSDLTVGSIDLAAAGCPSTIVMQTDWNPEAEHGHWYQMVGANPTIDSQNKTVTGPLMAGGEYTGVDIQIRAGGPAIGFQTVSSQMYTDDDIMLGYVSTDEAIQLSQDMPTKAVYTPLEIAPTMLMWDPATYPDATSIKDVVADGATVRYFEGSSYMEYLMSAGIIPREQTDGSYDGTPASFVAAGGKDAQQGFASAEPYIYQNEVSSWGKPVKYTLINDLGYPIYYGAVSVRADKVDQYSDCLKALVPVMQQAEVDYYADPQPAIDLILQLVQDYDTGWVYSQGVADYSVKTQLDLGLVGNGTNDTVGDFDDARIADVFDKIVPVFDSLGTPPADGLTVSDIYTNEFIDPSISLTK, translated from the coding sequence ATGCGCACCCCTCGTTCCCGGCTGATCCTCGCCGCCGGCCTGACCGTGGTCTCGGCCGCCGCCCTGACCGCCTGCTCGAGCGGCTCGTCCGCCTCGACCGGGTCCTCGTCGGACCTGACGGTCGGGTCCATCGACCTCGCCGCCGCCGGCTGCCCGTCGACGATCGTGATGCAGACCGACTGGAACCCGGAGGCCGAGCACGGCCACTGGTACCAGATGGTCGGCGCGAACCCGACCATCGACTCGCAGAACAAGACCGTCACCGGTCCGCTCATGGCGGGAGGCGAGTACACCGGCGTCGACATCCAGATCCGCGCCGGCGGCCCCGCGATCGGCTTCCAGACCGTCTCGAGCCAGATGTACACCGACGACGACATCATGCTCGGCTACGTCTCCACCGACGAGGCCATCCAGCTCTCGCAGGACATGCCGACCAAGGCCGTCTACACCCCGCTCGAGATCGCCCCCACGATGCTCATGTGGGATCCCGCGACCTACCCGGACGCCACCAGCATCAAGGACGTCGTGGCCGACGGCGCGACGGTCCGCTACTTCGAGGGCTCCTCCTACATGGAGTACCTGATGAGCGCAGGGATCATCCCCCGGGAGCAGACCGACGGCTCGTACGACGGGACGCCGGCCTCCTTCGTGGCGGCCGGAGGCAAGGACGCCCAGCAGGGCTTCGCCTCCGCGGAGCCCTACATCTACCAGAACGAGGTCTCGAGCTGGGGCAAGCCCGTGAAGTACACGCTCATCAACGACCTGGGCTATCCGATCTACTACGGCGCCGTGTCCGTGCGTGCGGACAAGGTCGACCAGTACTCCGACTGCCTCAAGGCGCTCGTACCGGTCATGCAGCAGGCCGAGGTCGACTACTACGCCGACCCTCAGCCCGCGATCGACCTCATCCTGCAGCTCGTCCAGGACTATGACACCGGCTGGGTGTACTCCCAGGGCGTCGCGGACTACTCCGTGAAGACGCAGCTCGACCTCGGACTCGTTGGCAACGGCACGAACGACACGGTCGGCGACTTCGACGACGCCCGCATCGCGGACGTCTTCGACAAGATCGTCCCGGTGTTCGACAGCCTCGGCACCCCGCCCGCCGACGGCCTCACCGTCAGCGACATCTACACGAACGAGTTCATCGATCCGTCGATCTCCCTGACGAAGTAG
- a CDS encoding FUSC family protein: MSRSPFLTGLGAWTLDLVRVGPAPHPRWPIATQAALAMALPVGLFTVVGQPLVGLQAAGGAFTALYLASATVRERAKALPLVGVLLLACAAAGTAAAADPTAVLLGLVAVTVVSSALAYAFALGPPGPVFFVLVYGMATTVTAAVDGARRVEPLAFLAAFAVGCLLAYAVAVAPLVVPGVRRRPARALRALLPGPRLSLDARLLLVRVVIVAVAGTVLSALWVDQERVYWTVCSGVAVIGLSAGRRTAMLRGSQRFVGTVVGAGLFALIALVSIPAPLLALVLAALQFLIELVVVRNYALALVFITPLVLLISTAAVPGADPGGLASERVVDTLLGAVLGMLTAFIHPRQDR, translated from the coding sequence GTGAGCAGGAGCCCGTTCCTGACCGGGCTGGGGGCCTGGACGCTCGACCTCGTCCGCGTCGGCCCCGCACCGCATCCACGCTGGCCGATCGCGACCCAGGCCGCGCTGGCCATGGCCCTGCCGGTCGGCCTCTTCACCGTGGTCGGCCAGCCGCTGGTGGGGCTCCAGGCCGCGGGCGGCGCCTTCACCGCGCTCTACCTCGCCTCGGCCACCGTCCGGGAGCGGGCCAAGGCGCTGCCGCTCGTCGGAGTGCTGCTGCTGGCGTGCGCGGCGGCCGGGACCGCGGCGGCCGCGGATCCGACGGCCGTCCTCCTAGGGCTCGTCGCGGTGACCGTCGTCTCGTCGGCGCTCGCGTACGCGTTCGCGCTCGGTCCGCCGGGGCCGGTGTTCTTCGTGCTGGTCTACGGGATGGCGACGACCGTGACCGCGGCCGTCGACGGGGCGCGGCGCGTCGAGCCGCTCGCCTTCCTCGCCGCCTTCGCCGTGGGCTGCCTCCTCGCCTACGCCGTGGCGGTGGCCCCGCTGGTGGTGCCCGGTGTGCGGCGGCGCCCGGCGCGGGCGCTCCGTGCACTGCTGCCCGGACCGCGCCTGAGCCTGGACGCCCGGCTCCTGCTCGTGCGCGTCGTGATCGTCGCGGTGGCCGGCACCGTGCTCAGCGCCCTCTGGGTCGACCAGGAGCGGGTCTACTGGACCGTCTGCTCGGGTGTGGCGGTGATCGGCCTGAGCGCCGGACGCCGGACCGCGATGCTCCGGGGGAGCCAGCGCTTCGTCGGCACCGTGGTCGGGGCCGGGCTCTTCGCGCTGATCGCCCTGGTGTCGATCCCCGCTCCACTGCTGGCGCTCGTGCTGGCCGCGCTGCAGTTCCTCATCGAGCTGGTGGTGGTGCGCAACTACGCGCTGGCGCTGGTGTTCATCACGCCTCTCGTGCTGCTCATCTCCACCGCAGCGGTCCCGGGAGCCGATCCCGGCGGGCTCGCGTCGGAACGCGTGGTCGACACGCTCCTCGGGGCGGTGCTCGGCATGCTCACCGCCTTCATCCATCCGCGCCAGGATCGCTGA
- a CDS encoding glycoside hydrolase family 15 protein produces the protein MNAGGALERQDGYADLRGYAGIGDGRTVALVARDGQIDWLPMPALHTPPVFAGIVDERDGGRLELRPVDAFESTREYVEGTNVLRTTFTTATGTATVTDALVTGVAGRLPWTELARRIDGVDGEVAFEWAVIPGNTFGTEPVQRLDTLHGPILRAASIDLVLVGFEHGRTDPHEPGDGFPDGPLEFRGAFTTSPGSRHLIAVCGTDDEPIHVPDPRIVDRGIDRTIANWQRWSEEFDYEGPWREAVQRSALALKLLIFSPTGAIAAAATTGLPEDLRGGKNWDYRFAWVRDLAYTVGALTRYGLREEPHAAVSWVLKMLKEYGNDLQIFFALDGSLPDGVHGTKSEGWRGIGPVHAGNPAAGQLQLGVFADVIGIMLHYVESGNILDERTSELIVAYADHACRTWPKKDSGMWELPKKRHYVTSKIGCWKALTDALRLYELGEIKPTDEDVEMWRKNKGLLEEWLATKGWSEKRGAYTMWPGSKDLDASFLLHVAEDFGDPARTRRTVERIRDELAVGEQVYRYTGVDREEGAFVACGFWLVQAQVWLGELEAAEARMDALVAAANDVGLYAEMISTETGDFLGNLPQGLSHLALVDAASAYDNATRRGEE, from the coding sequence GTGAATGCAGGCGGAGCGCTCGAGCGTCAGGACGGATACGCGGACCTCAGGGGCTACGCCGGGATCGGCGACGGGCGCACCGTCGCCCTCGTGGCCCGTGACGGACAGATCGACTGGCTCCCCATGCCCGCCCTGCACACCCCGCCCGTCTTCGCCGGGATCGTGGACGAGCGAGACGGCGGACGCCTCGAGCTCCGCCCGGTCGACGCCTTCGAGTCGACGCGCGAGTACGTCGAGGGCACCAACGTGCTGCGTACCACGTTCACGACGGCGACCGGGACGGCGACGGTGACGGATGCGCTGGTCACCGGCGTCGCGGGGCGCCTGCCCTGGACGGAGCTGGCACGCCGCATCGACGGCGTCGACGGGGAGGTCGCGTTCGAGTGGGCCGTGATCCCGGGCAACACCTTCGGGACCGAGCCCGTCCAGCGCCTCGACACCCTGCACGGTCCGATCCTGCGCGCCGCGAGCATCGACCTCGTGCTCGTGGGCTTCGAGCACGGCCGCACGGACCCGCACGAACCCGGCGACGGCTTCCCTGACGGCCCGCTGGAGTTCCGGGGCGCGTTCACGACCTCTCCGGGCTCGCGGCACCTGATCGCCGTGTGCGGGACGGACGACGAGCCGATCCACGTCCCCGATCCGAGGATCGTGGATCGCGGCATCGACCGCACCATCGCGAACTGGCAGCGCTGGTCGGAGGAGTTCGACTACGAGGGTCCGTGGCGGGAGGCGGTGCAGCGCAGCGCGCTCGCGCTCAAGCTCCTGATCTTCTCGCCCACGGGCGCGATCGCGGCGGCGGCGACCACGGGCCTGCCGGAGGACCTCCGGGGCGGCAAGAACTGGGACTACCGCTTCGCGTGGGTCCGCGACCTCGCGTACACGGTCGGCGCGCTCACCCGATACGGGCTGCGCGAGGAGCCGCACGCGGCGGTGTCCTGGGTGCTCAAGATGCTCAAGGAGTACGGCAACGACCTGCAGATCTTCTTCGCCCTCGACGGCTCCCTGCCCGACGGCGTGCACGGGACGAAGTCGGAGGGCTGGCGCGGCATCGGTCCGGTGCACGCGGGGAACCCCGCCGCCGGTCAGCTCCAGCTCGGCGTCTTCGCCGACGTGATCGGGATCATGCTGCACTACGTCGAGTCGGGCAACATCCTCGACGAGCGCACCAGCGAGCTCATCGTCGCCTACGCCGACCACGCCTGCCGCACGTGGCCGAAGAAGGACTCCGGGATGTGGGAGCTGCCGAAGAAGCGCCACTACGTCACGAGCAAGATCGGCTGCTGGAAGGCGCTCACCGACGCGCTTCGGCTCTACGAGCTGGGCGAGATCAAGCCCACCGACGAGGACGTCGAGATGTGGCGGAAGAACAAGGGACTGCTCGAGGAGTGGCTGGCGACGAAGGGATGGTCCGAGAAGAGGGGCGCCTACACGATGTGGCCGGGCAGCAAGGACCTCGACGCCTCCTTCCTCCTCCACGTCGCCGAGGACTTCGGCGATCCTGCGCGTACGCGCAGGACGGTCGAGCGCATCCGCGACGAGCTGGCGGTGGGGGAGCAGGTGTACCGGTACACCGGCGTGGACCGTGAGGAGGGCGCGTTCGTCGCCTGCGGCTTCTGGCTGGTGCAGGCCCAGGTCTGGCTGGGCGAGCTCGAGGCGGCCGAGGCCCGCATGGACGCGCTGGTCGCGGCGGCGAACGATGTGGGCCTCTACGCGGAGATGATCTCGACCGAGACGGGCGACTTCCTGGGCAACCTGCCGCAGGGCCTCAGCCACCTCGCCCTGGTCGACGCGGCCTCCGCCTATGACAACGCCACGCGTCGGGGTGAGGAGTGA